TGGCTGCAATGAATGATCCTCCACCCGGAGGGGAGGACTCCAGGTGAGCCTCTGACCTCGGGAGGATCGGGACCCTCCGAGCCGCCCAGGACTCGCATCCCCCGCCATGGATCCctaggggaagggaaaaaggaggaggaaaagacagCTCTGCCGCCCACCCCCAtctcattttcctcttcctttatCTCATTGTTGCCGAAGCTGTAGCCGTAGCGCTCACTCTTGCTCCAGCATGGGGTGGATTCCAGGCACTACCCTTCGGCAGGAGCAGCTTGCGCGGTAACCTAGGGATTCTGCCTAATTCTACCTCTCCAGACTGTGCACAGAAAGCCGCGGAGAGCTGTGGAGGCCTGGACTGCAGCAGTCTCGGGGCCAACTCCCTGCATCCCCACCCTGGTAGGCTGCATGCGGATTGAAGAGAGGTGCCTGAGGGCTGGGCCAGCCCGACTGATCCCGACCTAGGAGTAGGGCAGAAGGACCGCCCAGGCTGCAGAGCGGCCCACCTGGAAGGACAGAGGTGCAAGATGGCCAGTAAGACCAAGGCCAGCGAGGCCCTGAAGGTGGTGGCCCGGTGCCGCCCCCTCAGTAGGAAGGAGGAGGCTGCTGGTCATGAGCAGATTCTGACCATGGACGTGAAACTGGGCCAGGTGACTCTGCGAAACCCCCGCGCGGCACCCGGGGAGCTGCCCAAGACCTTCACTTTTGATGCTGTGTATGATGCTAGCTCCAAGCAGGCCGACCTGTATGACGAAACGGTGAGGCCCCTGATAGACTCAGTGCTTCAGGGTTTCAACGGCACCGTATTTGCCTATGGCCAGACTGGCACTGGCAAGACCTACACCATGCAGGGGACCTGGGTGGAGCCAGAGCTCCGCGGGGTTATCCCGAATGCCTTTGAGCACATCTTCACCCACATCTCCCGCTCCCAGAACCAGCAGTACCTGGTTCGTGCTTCCTACTTGGAGATCTACCAGGAGGAGATCCGAGACCTGCTATCCAAGGAGCCAGGCAAGAGGCTAGAGCTGAAGGAGAATCCTGAAACAGGGGTCTACATCAAGGACCTCTCTTCCTTTGTCACCAAGAATGTCAAGGAGATTGAGCATGTGATGAACCTGGGGAACCAAGCCCGAGCAGTGGGCAGCACCCACATGAATGAGGTCAGCTCTCGGTCCCATGCCATCTTTGTTATCACAGTGGAGTGCAGTGAGCGTGGCTCTGATGGCCAGGATCATATCCGAGTAGGCAAGCTCAACCTGGTAGACCTGGCCGGCAGTGAGAGACAGAACAAGGCTGGTCCCAACGCAGCTGGAGGGCCAGCCACACAGCCAACAGCTGGTGGTGGGAGTGGAAGTGGCAGCGCTAGTGGTTCTGCCAGCAGCGGAGAGAGGCCTAAGGAAGCTTCTAAAATCAATCTCTCGCTGTCCGCCCTGGGCAATGTGATTGCTGCTCTGGCTGGCAACAGGAGCACCCACATCCCCTACCGGGACTCCAAGCTAACCCGGCTGCTCCAAGACTCACTGGGGGGCAATGCCAAGACCATCATGGTGGCcacactgggtccagcttctcaCAGCTACGACGAGAGCCTCTCTACCCTGCGCTTTGCCAACCGAGCCAAGAACATCAAGAACAAACCGCGGGTGAACGAGGACCCCAAGGACACACTGCTGAGGGAATTCCAGGAAGAGATCGCTCGCTTGAAGGCCCAGCTGGAGAAGAAGGGGATGCTGGGCAAGCGACCTCGGAGAAAGAGCAGTCGTAGAAAGAAGGCCGTGTCTGCCCCAGCCGGCTATCCAGAGGGGTCCGTGATTGAGGCCTGGGTGGCCGAAGAGGAAGATGATAACAACAACAATCACCACCCACCCCAGCCCATCTTGGAGGCAGCTTTGGAGAAGAACATGGAGAATTACCTGCAGGACCAGAAGGAACggctggaggaggagaaggctgcCATCCAGGATGACCGCAGCCTTGTGAGTGAGGAGAAGCAGAAGCTtctagaagagaaggagaagatgcTGGAGGATCTACGGCGGGAGCAGCAGGCTACAGAGCTGCTTGCAGCCAAGTACAAGGTAAGGTCCCCAGACAATGCGAGTACTTTGATTGGTAGATTTTCATTTGAGGGTCTGTGAGTTGGCCTGAGTGGGATATCCCACCTCAGGACCACACACTGATGACTGCTCCGGAGCAGCTAAGCAAAGTACCATAATACTAGGTAGCTAGGTGCACTTACATGCGAGCATCCACACCAAGCAAAGTGGGGAGATGTCTTGGACCAGTGGACTCCAGATGCTCCGACCACCTCTGCCACTGTCTACCTGTGCAAATGACCCCAGGATTGGCCAGGTCTATGAGAAGCCACGCAGGACCTCTGTGAGTATGGCTTCTCACTTCTGCATGGCCCCCTCTCCTgatactttttcttctctctgcagTGTCTTTGGGCCTCGTATCATATTAATAGTATCAGACATTTGGATAGCACTTTACAGTTTACAAAGTACCCCATTTTTATATCATCTGGTCTCATCTTCATAGGAGCCATTCCAAAGAGTAGCTTTTAAAGCCCCATCTTACTGTTGAGGACTTAAGGCTCAGGAAGTGCCAAGGTTCTTTCTATTCTTCAGAGTAGCTGGGCTGAGATGCTACTTGCAGACTTCATGCTTTTAGTCTTCAGTAGCAAGGCCAGAGAATCCTGCTTCCTATGGAAATAGCCCAGTGGATGACAAAGTGCCAGGCCTACCCCTTGGTGTCATTAATAAGGAGACTCAGAGTGTCATGTAGGAGGAGGTGGGATGGAGAGAGAAGTGGGCTCAATCCCAGACCTGGAGTCTAGGCCTCTTAGGCTCAGGCCCATTGAGTGGCTGACTGGCTGTgggtttcccttttcttcctaccTCCATTTCCCGTTTTATAAATAGTATGTTAGCCAGGGGTTCTACCAatcatcgggggggggggggggggggaataaaaagaaaaagaaaaagcaactgGCCTACACACTGAAGCCTCTTGTCAACTATGGCTAATTCCTTATTGTCTTGAGAGGTGCCGGGGCTTCTGCATCCTTCCTGAGCTGCCCACTTCCCAGAGAACCTCCGGCCCTACGTGGAACTAAGTTACTGAGTCAATTATAGACCTGTTAcatttcttcatctctctccctcccccgcttttccttcttctttgtaAATGGAATCTCgggtgtagtctaggctggcctagaactctctatttagctgaggatgaccttgtagTAATTATCTTGCTGCCTCCCATCTgctgattgctgggattatggACAAGTACCACCACCAAGCTTGGTTTTATGCACAGTTGGAGATCAACACCCTCTCTGCCCCCCCACCATGTTTAGAGCATTCTAAtcaacactctaccaactgagctccatccccagctGCCTGTGAAATTTCAGTGCTGCAGATGTCACAACCCAGTGTTCCAGGCATTTCCGGCTCTCTGGAGCCTTCCACACAGGGATTGTAGAAAAAATATGTGAACTCGCTGGGAAGATCAAACATTTCTTATTTATTCACAGGAGTGTGGGCTAGGAATGGGGAGGCCCAGCCCACAGCCAGTGGAAGAGTGACAGCTTGATCTCTGTGCATTGTCTCTGTACTTGGAATGTGCTGCTGCACCAGGGGCTGTGGCCTGGCGTGTTTAATATTTAATTCACTCATGGAGAAGCTCTACCAGGGTTATACTGAACTGTTTCCTCAGAGGGTCTGATACCAGGGAAACTCAAGATGATAAAGGCAAGGCTGTTAGTCCAGTCCTGTCTAGCAGGGGGAGAATCTAACATGCAGCCTGCTGTTATTGACTGGAAAATACTATTTGGTCCATCAGTCATTGATTTCTCCTCTAAGACATCCCTTACCTTGTTAAGCTGGGAGGCTGTAGAGGTAATACAGGctaagaaagggagaaagtggaTACGTTAAATGTTCTTATAGGAAACTGACTGGTATTTTTCCATAAGGTATTTGAATTTAAGGCAATGTAAGAACCCAGGTAATAAGACAGTCAAAAAATCAGGGAAGAATCATGCATAGTAGCATGCGTCTGGAATCCCAGccatgcagaagatggaggcagaatAGTTCAAGCCTAGGAGTTGAGACAAGCCTGACAACGTGATGAGACCCTATTTCgaaaataaataaactcacaAGTAAATAAACTCACAATTGATCAAAATAAAGACTGAGGTGGCCAGAACTAGAATCCCTGCACTACAGGTATAGCCCATACAATCTTACAATCTTCCTGGtagtgtaatttttttcttattagtgtATATCAGTTATATACAGTGTATATACAGTGAGTTTCATCATGACACTTTTATACATGTGcttcatgtatttttattatacttgCTTCCTATACCCTCTCTTGTCCTCTCCCTACTTCCACTGATTTCCTTactctttcttctttgtgtgtgtgtgtgtgtgtgtgtgtgtgtgtgtgtgtgcgtgctcgagtgttccagtgaatttcatTAAGGTTGCTTACAAGTGCACTAACACC
The nucleotide sequence above comes from Mus musculus strain C57BL/6J chromosome 12, GRCm38.p6 C57BL/6J. Encoded proteins:
- the Kif3c gene encoding kinesin-like protein KIF3C — its product is MASKTKASEALKVVARCRPLSRKEEAAGHEQILTMDVKLGQVTLRNPRAAPGELPKTFTFDAVYDASSKQADLYDETVRPLIDSVLQGFNGTVFAYGQTGTGKTYTMQGTWVEPELRGVIPNAFEHIFTHISRSQNQQYLVRASYLEIYQEEIRDLLSKEPGKRLELKENPETGVYIKDLSSFVTKNVKEIEHVMNLGNQARAVGSTHMNEVSSRSHAIFVITVECSERGSDGQDHIRVGKLNLVDLAGSERQNKAGPNAAGGPATQPTAGGGSGSGSASGSASSGERPKEASKINLSLSALGNVIAALAGNRSTHIPYRDSKLTRLLQDSLGGNAKTIMVATLGPASHSYDESLSTLRFANRAKNIKNKPRVNEDPKDTLLREFQEEIARLKAQLEKKGMLGKRPRRKSSRRKKAVSAPAGYPEGSVIEAWVAEEEDDNNNNHHPPQPILEAALEKNMENYLQDQKERLEEEKAAIQDDRSLVSEEKQKLLEEKEKMLEDLRREQQATELLAAKYKAMESKLLIGGRNIMDHTNEQQKMLELKRQEIAEQKRREREMQQEMLLRDEETMELRGTYSSLQQEVEVKTKKLKKLYAKLQAVKAEIQDQHEEYIRVRQDLEEAQNEQTRELKLKYLIIENFIPPEEKNKIMNRLFLDCEEEQWRFQPLVPAGVNNSQMKKRPTSAVGYKRPISQYARVAMAMGSHPRYRAENIMFLELDVSPPAIFEMEFSHDQEQDPRVLHMERLMRLDSFLERPSTTKVRKSRSWCQSPQRMPPPSTAHASMTSVPLHPATVVDHD